One part of the Vicia villosa cultivar HV-30 ecotype Madison, WI linkage group LG6, Vvil1.0, whole genome shotgun sequence genome encodes these proteins:
- the LOC131610238 gene encoding glucomannan 4-beta-mannosyltransferase 1 — protein sequence MRSLIFEEPEAGIPGYASSSLRYAWQSIRAPVVIPLLKLAVILCSIMSVMLFLERVGMAAVILIVKVLRIKKYTKYKLDAMKQTIERNKRYPMVLIQIPMYNEKEVYKLSIGAVCGLSWPTDRLIVQVLDDSTNQVLRELVEFECQKWMQKGVNVKYVTRTNRNGYKAGALKEGLEKEYVEDCEFVAIFDADFQPDPDFLWKTIPYLLENPKLGLVQARWKFVNSEECMMTRLQEMSLDYHFSVEQEVGSSTYSFFGFNGTAGIWRIQAIKDAGGWKDRTTVEDMDLAVRASLKGWEFVFVGDVTVKNELPSTFKAYRFQQHRWSCGPANLLKKMTKEILCCQRVSLLKRLHLIYAFFFVRKIVAHWVTFFFYCIVIPACVVVPEVNLKKQIAIYIPATITILNAVCTPRSMHLLVFWILFENVMSLHRTKAAIIGLLEANRVNEWVVTEKLGNARKQRNNAKPSTSRTPLFRITERIYPLEIIVGMYMLHCAIYDLFFGHDHFFIYLLLQAGAFFTMGFGLVGTIVPN from the exons ATGAGAAGCCTGATCTTTGAGGAGCCTGAAGCCGGGATTCCAGGATATGCTTCAAGCAGTCTACGATATGCCTGGCAATCCATACGAGCCCCAGTGGTAATACCACTCCTAAAACTAGCAGTCATACTATGCTCAATTATGTCAGTCATGCTATTTCTTGAGAGAGTAGGCATGGCAGCCGTAATTTTGATTGTCAAGGTGTTGAGGATTAAAAAATACACCAAGTACAAGTTGGATGCCATGAAACAGACCAtagagagaaacaaaagatacccCATGGTGTTGATCCAAATACCTATGTATAATGAGAAAGAG gtCTACAAGCTTTCAATTGGAGCAGTGTGCGGGCTTTCTTGGCCAACTGACAGACTCATAGTTCAAGTTCTTGATGACTCAACAAATCAAGTCTTAAGG GAATTGGTTGAATTCGAGTGTCAGAAATGGATGCAGAAAGGTGTGAATGTCAAGTATGTAACAAGGACAAATCGCAATGGTTACAAGGCAGGTGCCCTAAAAGAGGGATTAGAGAAGGAATATGTCGAGGATTGTGAGTTTGTAGCAATATTTGATGCAGATTTCCAACCAGATCCAGATTTTCTTTGGAAGACAATTCCTTACCTTCTTGAGAACCCTAAGTTGGGTTTAGTTCAGGCAAGATGGAAATTTG TTAACTCAGAGGAATGTATGATGACACGACTTCAAGAAATGTCACTCGATTACCATTTCAGTGTTGAACAGGAAGTAGGCTCCTCAACATACTCATTCTTCGGATTTAATG GGACAGCAGGAATCTGGCGGATTCAAGCAATAAAAGATGCTGGAGGATGGAAAGATCGAACCACTGTGGAAGATATGGACCTTGCAGTTAGGGCAAGCCTGAAGGGTTGGGAATTTGTTTTTGTGGGTGATGTAACA GTCAAAAATGAACTACCAAGCACATTTAAAGCATACAGATTTCAGCAGCACAGGTGGTCTTGTGGCCCAGCTAATCTCCTCAAGAAAATGACAAAGGAAATCCTCTGTTGCCAA AGGGTATCACTTCTGAAGAGACTCCATCTTATCTATGCTTTCTTCTTTGTGAGGAAAATAGTTGCACATTGGGTCACGTTTTTCTTTTACTGCATAGTCATACCAGCTTGTGTGGTAGTTCCAGAAGTCAACCTCAAAAAGCAGATTGCCATATATATCCCAGCAACCATTACAATTCTAAATGCAGTCTGCACCCCAAG ATCCATGCATCTTCTAGTATTCTGGATACTCTTTGAGAATGTCATGTCACTCCATCGAACTAAGGCAGCAATTATAGGACTCTTGGAAGCAAATCGTGTCAATGAATGGGTTGTGACTGAGAAGCTTGGAAATGCTAGGAAACAGAGGAACAATGCTAAGCCATCAACATCAAGAACTCCATTGTTTCGAATAACAGAAAG GATTTATCCATTGGAGATTATAGTGGGGATGTATATGTTGCACTGTGCAATCTATGATCTGTTTTTTGGACATGATCATTTCTTCATCTACCTATTGTTGCAAGCAGGAGCTTTCTTTACAATGGGGTTTGGGCTAGTGGGAACAATTGTACCCAACTAA
- the LOC131610237 gene encoding histidine--tRNA ligase, chloroplastic/mitochondrial, with product MPAIPFSSSFFVLQPRFNYHITPIFRSLSFQLSSSPFPFNANSSSVRLHCALSQAAETESPSGGRSGALSPRPPVTGEVKKIDVNPPKGTRDFPPEDMRLRNWLFNNFKEVSRLYGFEEIDFPVLESEALFTRKAGEEIKDQLYCFEDRGNRRVALRPELTPSLARLVIQKGKSVSLPLKWFTVGQCWRYERMTRGRRREHYQWNMDIIGVPGVMAEAELISSIVTFFKRIGITESDVGFKVSSRKVLQEVLKSYSIPENMFGKVCVIIDKIEKIPVDEIKKELNAVGLSQEAVQDLLQVLSVKSLAELEERLGGSGEAIADLKQLFSLAEKFGYSKWLQFDASVVRGLAYYTGVVFEGFDREGKLRAICGGGRYDHLFSTFGAEDIPACGFGFGDAVIVELLREKGLLPELGLQIDNLVCAMDVELQGHAATAANILREKGQSVDLVLESKPLKWVFKRAARTNAERLILVGKSEWQRGMVGVKILSTGEQYEVKLDDLN from the exons ATGCCTGCAATTCCATTTTCAAGCTCCTTCTTCGTTTTACAACCTCGCTTCAATTACCACATTACCCCTATCTTCCGTTCCCTTTCATTCCAACTCTCTTCATCTCCGTTCCCTTTCAATGCCAACTCCTCCAGCGTCAGACTCCACTGTGCTCTCTCCCAAGCCGCCGAGACAGAATCTCCGAGCGGCGGTCGGTCAGGTGCTTTATCTCCCCGTCCTCCGGTCACCGGAGAAGTTAAGAAAATCGACGTGAATCCTCCCAAGGGTACGCGTGATTTCCCGCCTGAAGACATGCGGTTGCGCAACTGGCTATTTAATAATTTCAAAGAG GTTTCAAGGCTGTATGGATTTGAGGAGATTGATTTTCCGGTTCTTGAGTCGGAGGCATTGTTCACTAGGAAAGCTGGGGAGGAGATTAAGGACCAG CTTTACTGTTTTGAAGACCGGGGTAATCGCCGTGTTGCATTGAGGCCTGAACTTACTCCTTCTTTGGCAAGGCTGGTGATACAGAAAGG gaAGTCCGTATCACTACCATTGAAGTGGTTCACCGTTGGACAATGTTGGCGGTATGAGAGAATGACAAGGGGGCGTCGCCGTGAGCACTACCAGTGGAATATGGATATCATTGGTGTTCCTGGGGTAATG GCTGAAGCAGAGCTTATATCTTCCATTGTTACTTTCTTCAAAAGAATAGGAATTACAGAATCAGATGTTGGATTTAAGGTTTCTAGTCGAAAG GTTCTACAAGAAGTATTGAAGTCATATTCAATACCTGAAAATATGTTTGGCAAAGTCTGCGTCATTATTGATAAA ATTGAGAAAATTCCAGTTGATGAGATAAAGAAAGAGTTGAATGCTGTTGGTCTATCACAGGAGGCTGTCCAGGATCTATTGCAAGTTCTTTCTGTAAAGTCATTGGCCGAGTTAGAAG AGAGGCTAGGAGGCAGCGGAGAAGCAATCGCTGATCTCAAACAGCTATTCTCACTAGCTGAAAAgtttggttactccaaatggcttCAATTTGATGCATCAGTTGTTCGTGGCCTTGCTTATTACACTGGTGTTGTATTCGAG GGTTTTGACAGAGAAGGAAAGCTCCGAGCTATATGTGGTGGTGGCCGATATGATCATTTGTTCTCAACTTTTGGTGCTGAAGACATTCCTGCTTGTGGTTTTGGATTTGGTGATGCAGTCATAGTCGAA TTGCTCAGAGAAAAGGGTCTTCTACCAGAGCTCGGCTTGCAAATAGATAACCTTGTTTGTGCCATGGATGTAGAACTTCAAGGGCATGCTGCCACAGCTGCTAACATTCTAAGAGAAAAAGGACAAAGTGTTGACTTGGTTTTGGAAAGCAAACCACTTAAATG GGTGTTTAAACGTGCAGCCAGAACAAATGCCGAGCGTCTAATATTAGTAGGAAAGTCTGAGTGGCAAAGGGGTATGGTTGGTGTCAAAATTCTCTCCACTGGTGAACAGTACGAGGTTAAATTGGATGATCTAAATTAA